From Bradyrhizobium symbiodeficiens, the proteins below share one genomic window:
- the lon gene encoding endopeptidase La, with protein MATEQMNNEQTNNDVKIPDDALIIIPVREMVLFPGAIAPIAIARPKSVAAAQQALREQRPIGIVLQRSPETEEPGPDDLYRVATIANIVRYITAPDGTHHIVCQGVQRARILDFLPGTPFPAARIQQIPEPTTTSPEIEARALNLQRQAIEAIELLPQAPPELAAMFQGTTAPGALADLATSFMDIKPQDKQEVLETIDLALRVEKVSKHLAERLEVLRISNEIGQKTRASFDERQREAILREQMATIQRQLGEGDGKAAEVAELTAAIAKANMPPEADAHARKELRRYERMPEAAGEAGMVRTYLDWLIELPWALPEEKPIDIKAARAILDADHFGLEKIKGRIIEYLAVRKLAPQGKAPILCFVGPPGVGKTSLGQSIARAMDRPFVRVSLGGVHDEAEIRGHRRTYIGALPGNIIQGIKKAGSRNCVMMLDEIDKMGRGVQGDPSAAMLEVLDPEQNGTFRDNYLAVPFDLSRVVFIATANMLDQIPGPLLDRMELISLAGYTEEEKLEIAKRYLVRRQLEANGLTAEQAEIEPEALKLVVKGYTREAGVRNLEREIGKLFRHAAVQVAEGTAAKVVVGVKDIATVLGQPRFEGEIAQRTSIPGVATGLAWTPVGGDILFIEASRVPGRGGMILTGQLGEVMRESVQAALTLVKSKATQLGIDQSVFEKSDIHVHVPAGATPKDGPSAGVAMFTALTSLLTNRTVRSDTAMTGEISLRGLVLPVGGIKEKVVAAAAAGLKRVMLPARNKRDYDDIPKSARDNLEFIWLERVDEAIAAALEPVEAQIGAAAE; from the coding sequence ATGGCCACCGAACAGATGAACAACGAACAGACCAATAACGACGTGAAGATCCCCGACGACGCGCTGATCATCATCCCCGTGCGCGAGATGGTGCTGTTCCCCGGCGCCATCGCGCCGATCGCGATCGCGCGGCCGAAGTCGGTCGCCGCCGCGCAGCAGGCGCTGCGCGAGCAGCGGCCGATCGGCATCGTCCTGCAGCGCAGCCCCGAGACCGAAGAGCCGGGCCCGGACGATCTCTATCGGGTCGCGACCATCGCCAACATCGTGCGCTACATCACCGCACCCGACGGCACCCATCATATCGTCTGCCAGGGCGTGCAGCGCGCGCGCATCCTCGACTTCCTGCCGGGCACGCCGTTCCCGGCCGCGCGGATCCAGCAGATCCCGGAGCCGACCACGACCTCGCCGGAGATCGAGGCGCGCGCGCTGAACCTGCAGCGCCAGGCGATCGAGGCGATCGAGCTGCTGCCGCAGGCACCGCCCGAGCTGGCCGCGATGTTCCAGGGCACCACTGCGCCCGGCGCGCTGGCGGATCTGGCGACCTCGTTCATGGACATCAAGCCGCAGGACAAGCAGGAGGTCCTGGAGACCATCGACCTCGCTTTGCGTGTCGAGAAGGTGTCCAAGCATCTGGCCGAGCGGCTGGAGGTGCTGCGCATCAGCAATGAAATCGGCCAGAAGACCCGCGCCAGCTTCGACGAGCGGCAGCGCGAGGCGATCCTGCGCGAGCAGATGGCGACCATCCAGCGCCAACTCGGCGAAGGCGACGGCAAGGCGGCCGAGGTCGCCGAGCTGACGGCTGCCATTGCCAAGGCCAACATGCCGCCCGAGGCGGACGCGCACGCCAGGAAGGAGCTGCGCCGCTACGAGCGCATGCCGGAGGCCGCCGGCGAAGCCGGCATGGTCCGCACGTACCTGGACTGGCTGATCGAGCTGCCCTGGGCGCTGCCCGAGGAGAAGCCGATCGACATCAAGGCGGCACGAGCCATCCTGGATGCCGATCATTTCGGCCTGGAGAAGATCAAGGGCCGGATCATCGAATATCTGGCGGTGCGGAAGCTGGCACCGCAGGGCAAGGCGCCGATCCTGTGCTTCGTCGGCCCGCCCGGCGTCGGCAAGACCTCGCTCGGCCAGTCCATCGCACGCGCGATGGATCGCCCCTTCGTGCGCGTCAGCCTGGGCGGCGTGCATGACGAGGCCGAGATCCGCGGTCACCGCCGCACCTATATCGGCGCCCTGCCGGGCAACATCATCCAGGGCATCAAGAAGGCCGGCAGCCGCAACTGCGTCATGATGCTGGACGAGATCGACAAGATGGGCCGTGGCGTGCAGGGCGATCCCTCGGCCGCCATGCTGGAGGTGCTCGACCCCGAGCAGAACGGGACGTTCCGGGATAATTACCTGGCCGTGCCCTTCGACCTCTCGCGCGTGGTCTTCATCGCGACCGCCAACATGCTGGACCAGATCCCAGGTCCGCTGCTGGATCGCATGGAGCTGATCAGCCTCGCCGGCTACACCGAGGAGGAGAAGCTGGAGATCGCGAAGCGCTATCTGGTGCGGCGGCAGCTCGAGGCCAACGGCTTGACGGCCGAGCAGGCCGAGATCGAGCCGGAAGCGCTGAAGCTGGTGGTCAAGGGCTACACCCGCGAGGCGGGCGTGCGTAACCTCGAGCGCGAGATCGGCAAGCTGTTCCGGCATGCCGCGGTGCAGGTCGCCGAGGGCACGGCTGCCAAGGTCGTGGTGGGGGTGAAGGATATCGCCACCGTGCTCGGCCAGCCGCGCTTCGAGGGCGAGATCGCGCAGCGCACCAGCATTCCGGGCGTGGCCACCGGCCTTGCCTGGACGCCTGTCGGCGGCGACATCCTGTTCATCGAGGCCTCGCGCGTCCCGGGCCGGGGCGGCATGATCCTGACCGGTCAGCTCGGCGAGGTCATGCGCGAGAGCGTGCAGGCTGCGCTGACCCTGGTGAAGAGCAAGGCCACGCAACTCGGCATCGATCAGTCGGTGTTCGAGAAGAGCGACATCCACGTTCACGTTCCGGCGGGCGCAACCCCGAAGGACGGACCGAGCGCGGGCGTTGCGATGTTCACGGCGCTGACGTCCCTGCTCACCAACCGCACGGTGCGCAGCGACACCGCCATGACCGGCGAGATCTCGCTGCGCGGCCTGGTGCTGCCGGTCGGCGGCATCAAGGAGAAGGTGGTGGCTGCGGCCGCTGCCGGCCTGAAGCGGGTGATGCTGCCGGCGCGCAACAAGCGGGACTATGACGACATCCCGAAGAGCGCGCGGGACAACCTCGAATTCATCTGGCTGGAGCGCGTCGACGAAGCCATCGCCGCCGCGCTCGAGCCGGTCGAAGCTCAAATCGGTGCAGCGGCGGAGTGA
- a CDS encoding HU family DNA-binding protein has product MATQMSKSQLIEKIATTTELSKRDVKSVMETLTDVGHKELKKNGLFLVPGFAKFVVIKKPATKARKGTNPFTGEEMMFKAKPARKIVRARPVKAAKDAVG; this is encoded by the coding sequence ATGGCAACCCAAATGTCGAAATCGCAGCTGATCGAAAAGATTGCGACCACCACCGAGCTTTCCAAGCGCGACGTCAAGAGCGTCATGGAGACGCTGACCGACGTTGGTCACAAGGAGCTCAAGAAGAACGGCCTGTTCCTGGTGCCGGGCTTCGCCAAGTTCGTGGTCATCAAGAAGCCCGCGACCAAGGCTCGCAAGGGCACCAACCCGTTCACGGGTGAAGAGATGATGTTCAAGGCCAAGCCGGCCCGCAAGATCGTCCGCGCCCGCCCGGTCAAGGCGGCCAAGGACGCCGTGGGCTAA
- a CDS encoding acetyl-CoA C-acetyltransferase — MADALIIDACRTPRGVGKAGKGALSGIHPQQLGATVLRALATRTGIDTADVDDIVWGCSAQVATQSGDLGRMSALDAGYDVRASAVTLDRFCGSGITSVNMAASSIMAGAEDLVIAGGCEMMSMEGRRGGSGPMMMDSGNLRLRARHPQSHQGVCADAIATLEGITRRDVDALGLESQKRAAHAIANGHFDKSLVPVHREDGSLALDHEEYPRPQTTMEGLSALKPAFPAIADYAIDDKGTTYRGLILQKYPDLNIDFMHHAGNSSGVVDGAAAILLASPAYARAHGLKPRARVVAMANMGDSPTLMLNAPVPATRKVLAKAGLTVDDIDLFEINEAFAVVAEKYVRDLDLDRAKVNVNGGSIALGHPIGATGSILIGTVLDELERRDLKRGLVTMCAAGGMAPAIIIERI; from the coding sequence ATGGCTGACGCGCTGATCATCGATGCCTGCCGGACCCCGCGCGGCGTCGGCAAGGCCGGCAAGGGAGCACTCTCCGGCATTCATCCGCAGCAGCTCGGTGCCACCGTGCTGCGGGCGCTCGCGACGCGTACCGGCATCGACACGGCCGATGTCGACGACATCGTCTGGGGCTGCAGCGCGCAGGTCGCGACCCAAAGCGGCGATCTCGGCCGGATGTCGGCGCTCGATGCCGGCTACGACGTGCGCGCCAGCGCCGTGACGCTCGACCGCTTCTGCGGAAGCGGCATCACCAGCGTCAACATGGCGGCATCCTCGATCATGGCGGGCGCGGAAGACCTCGTCATCGCCGGCGGCTGCGAGATGATGTCGATGGAAGGACGCCGCGGCGGCAGCGGGCCGATGATGATGGATAGCGGCAATCTGCGCCTGCGCGCGCGGCATCCGCAATCGCATCAGGGCGTCTGCGCGGATGCGATCGCAACGCTCGAAGGCATCACGCGGCGGGACGTCGATGCGCTCGGGCTCGAGAGCCAGAAGCGCGCCGCGCACGCGATCGCGAACGGCCACTTCGACAAGAGCCTCGTGCCGGTGCATCGCGAGGACGGCAGCCTTGCGCTCGACCACGAGGAATATCCGCGGCCGCAAACCACGATGGAGGGGCTGAGCGCTCTGAAGCCGGCATTCCCGGCAATCGCCGACTATGCGATCGATGACAAGGGCACGACCTATCGCGGTCTGATCCTCCAGAAATATCCGGATCTGAACATCGACTTCATGCACCACGCCGGCAACTCCTCCGGCGTCGTCGACGGTGCCGCTGCGATTCTGCTGGCCTCGCCCGCTTACGCCAGGGCGCACGGCCTCAAGCCCCGCGCCCGTGTCGTCGCGATGGCGAACATGGGGGACTCCCCGACCCTGATGCTGAACGCGCCGGTGCCGGCCACGCGCAAGGTGTTGGCGAAGGCGGGGCTGACCGTCGACGACATCGACCTGTTCGAGATCAACGAGGCGTTTGCGGTGGTGGCGGAAAAATATGTCCGCGACCTCGATCTCGATCGCGCCAAGGTCAACGTCAACGGCGGCTCGATCGCGCTCGGCCATCCCATCGGTGCCACCGGCTCGATCCTGATCGGCACCGTGCTCGACGAACTCGAACGGCGCGATCTCAAGCGTGGTCTCGTCACCATGTGCGCCGCCGGCGGCATGGCGCCGGCCATCATCATCGAGCGCATCTAG
- a CDS encoding GH1 family beta-glucosidase gives MSDKVSRRRFAKLAGLSAAGLTGSLGAAEARPASPPRAGGGFPAGFVWGTATSSYQIEGAVNEDGRGASIWDKFVRIPGKIEDGTTGDRANEHYHRYKEDIALIKALGCKAYRFSVAWPRLFPDGDGKPNPKGLDFYNRLVDELLKNGIEPWLTLYHWDLPQSLQDRFGGWRSTETCKIFGDYAAYVARHLTDRVKNVFTLNESGRFVYFGYGIGIDAPGVTLPQAEVNQIRHNSALAHGLAVQAVRAHGRRGTKVGPAENIDACAPAIDTPENVRAAEIALREMNAGYLNVIMTGRYTDAFLKFAGPNAPKFTDAELKIISSPVDFLGLNIYAPQNYVVASDQGAGFMPLPIPKSFPHMNSDWLRVGPETLYWVPKLAAKIWKTDAIYISENGASGDDAVTPDGKIYDTDRIMYLRNYLAQLQRATAEGVPVRGYFLWSLMDNFEWVYGLNKRFGLYHVNFDTQVRTPKLSASFYRNVIATNAAGA, from the coding sequence ATGTCGGACAAGGTCTCGCGCCGCCGGTTCGCGAAACTCGCGGGGCTGTCTGCAGCCGGCTTGACCGGTTCGCTCGGCGCGGCCGAAGCCCGGCCGGCATCGCCGCCGCGCGCCGGCGGCGGCTTTCCGGCCGGCTTCGTCTGGGGCACGGCGACCTCGTCCTATCAGATCGAGGGCGCGGTCAACGAGGACGGGCGAGGGGCCTCGATCTGGGACAAGTTCGTGCGCATCCCCGGCAAGATCGAGGACGGTACCACCGGCGACCGCGCCAATGAGCACTATCACCGCTACAAGGAGGACATCGCGCTGATCAAGGCGCTCGGCTGCAAGGCCTATCGCTTCTCGGTGGCCTGGCCGCGGCTGTTCCCGGACGGCGACGGCAAGCCGAACCCGAAGGGACTCGATTTCTACAATCGCCTGGTCGACGAGCTCCTGAAGAACGGCATCGAGCCGTGGCTGACGCTCTATCACTGGGACCTGCCGCAATCGCTGCAGGATCGCTTCGGCGGCTGGCGCTCGACCGAGACCTGCAAGATCTTCGGCGACTACGCCGCCTACGTCGCCCGGCATCTGACCGACCGCGTCAAGAACGTGTTCACGCTGAACGAGAGCGGCCGCTTCGTCTATTTCGGTTACGGCATCGGCATCGACGCGCCGGGCGTGACGCTGCCGCAGGCCGAGGTCAACCAGATCAGGCACAACAGCGCGCTGGCGCACGGGCTCGCGGTGCAGGCGGTGCGCGCCCATGGCCGCCGCGGCACCAAGGTGGGGCCGGCCGAGAACATCGATGCCTGCGCGCCCGCCATCGACACCCCGGAGAACGTTCGCGCCGCCGAGATCGCGCTGCGCGAGATGAATGCCGGCTATCTCAACGTCATCATGACGGGCCGCTACACCGACGCCTTCCTGAAATTCGCCGGGCCCAACGCGCCGAAATTCACCGATGCGGAGCTGAAGATCATCTCCTCGCCGGTCGATTTCCTCGGCCTCAACATCTACGCGCCGCAGAATTATGTGGTGGCGTCCGACCAGGGCGCGGGCTTCATGCCGCTGCCGATCCCGAAATCGTTCCCGCACATGAACTCGGACTGGCTGCGCGTCGGGCCGGAGACGCTCTATTGGGTGCCGAAGCTGGCGGCGAAGATCTGGAAGACGGACGCGATCTACATCAGCGAGAACGGCGCCTCCGGCGACGACGCCGTCACGCCGGACGGCAAGATCTACGACACCGACCGCATCATGTATCTGCGCAACTATCTCGCCCAGCTGCAGCGCGCCACCGCTGAGGGCGTGCCCGTCCGCGGCTATTTCCTCTGGAGCCTGATGGACAATTTCGAGTGGGTGTACGGGTTGAACAAGCGCTTCGGGCTATACCACGTCAATTTCGACACCCAGGTGCGTACGCCCAAACTCAGCGCCAGTTTCTACCGCAACGTGATCGCGACGAACGCGGCGGGGGCGTAG